CCGAGCCAGGTGCGATCCGGGCAGACGCGCTCGACCTCGGCCCGCGAGAGCCAGCCGGCCCGGGTGCTCTCCGAGCCGGCCGGTGGCCGCGTCGGCGCGCCGGAGCCCGGCAACGCCGCGCGGAACATCGCCATGTACGCCAGCGCCGGATAGCGGTAGCCCGCGGGCGGCGGCTCCAGCAGCTCGATGCGCTGCCACGCGAAGATCGACAGGTCGGCGGCCGGCAGGCGCAGGCCGGTCTCCTCGTGCAGCTCCCTGGCCGCAGCCTCGGCCAGGGACTCGCCCGGCTCCACGTGGCCGCCCGGGATGTCCCAGCCGCGGCCCTCGCGGTCGACGC
The nucleotide sequence above comes from Nonomuraea gerenzanensis. Encoded proteins:
- a CDS encoding NUDIX hydrolase — encoded protein: MTVVVSTWTVPWIPVAHRLDVILSDSLPPAERTTSAFAFVSDAGGRTLMTCVDREGRGWDIPGGHVEPGESLAEAAARELHEETGLRLPAADLSIFAWQRIELLEPPPAGYRYPALAYMAMFRAALPGSGAPTRPPAGSESTRAGWLSRAEVERVCPDRTWLGLLAG